The proteins below come from a single Triticum aestivum cultivar Chinese Spring chromosome 5D, IWGSC CS RefSeq v2.1, whole genome shotgun sequence genomic window:
- the LOC123125587 gene encoding uncharacterized protein, with protein MPMEQAFMHCDKDTLKMAMLKHEETFRQQVHDLHRLYRIQKLLMRDLKREIKSQQSGLSASPNGSPGAEYDHHRRASALDASSYEQQWQYGATRRGSHAAATPRAAQAQLSPEATDDEEAELELTLAVGSGGKKRYSDGHCSPGESFSSSTTESDTLTGGQDWQQAQAQHQLVGTGAGAGSPYHKRRPAGFGAEQVEDGGVQQPSPLLFHWLSLRMA; from the exons ATGCCGATGGAGCAGGCCTTCATGCACTGCGACAAAGACACCCTCAAGATGGCCATGCTCAAGCACGAGGAGACTTTCAGGCAGCAG GTTCACGATCTCCATCGCCTATACAGAATTCAGAAGCTTCTGATGCGGGACCTCAAGAGGGAGATCAAGAGCCAGCAGAGCGGCCTGTCCGCCTCCCCCAACGGCTCCCCGGGCGCCGAGTACGACCACCACCGCAGGGCGAGCGCGCTCGACGCGTCCTCCTACGAGCAACAGTGGCAGTACGGCGCCACCCGCCGCGGCAGCCACGCGGCGGCGACTCCTCGCGCCGCGCAGGCGCAGCTGAGCCCGGAGGCGACCGACGACGAGGAGGCGGAGCTGGAGCTCACGCTCGCCGTGGGCAGCGGCGGCAAGAAACGGTACAGCGACGGGCACTGCTCCCCCGGGGAGAGCTTCTCGTCGTCCACGACGGAGTCGGACACGCTCACGGGCGGCCAGGACTGGCAGCAGGCGCAGGCGCAGCACCAGCTGGTCGGCACTGGCGCAGGCGCGGGCTCGCCCTACCACAAGCGGAGGCCGGCAGGGTTCGGCGCGGAGCAGGTGGAGGACGGCGGGGTGCAGCAGCCTTCTCCGCTGCTGTTCCACTGGCTCAGCCTACGGATGGCATGA